From the genome of Desulfonatronum thioautotrophicum, one region includes:
- the panC gene encoding pantoate--beta-alanine ligase, producing MKIITHPDHIQSWCLEQRCSGARLALVPTMGFFHEGHLSLMRWARERADLLVVSLFVNPTQFGPREDLKRYPRAPERDAELAGEVGADVLFMPQAEEMFPEGHATWVEVPQLSRGLCAVNRPEHFRGVATVVTKLFTLTMPTLAVFGEKDWQQLAVIRRITRDLHLPVKIHGRPTVRESDGLAMSSRNVHLSDQERAQAATIHRGLRHVADLVASGETDSSFLLSALGEMYAQEMPLGRVEYLAMVDPDQLYPVEEVGDSILLAVAVRFSNARLIDNILISAKK from the coding sequence ATGAAAATAATCACACATCCAGACCATATTCAGTCCTGGTGCCTTGAGCAGCGCTGTTCCGGTGCCCGTTTGGCCCTCGTGCCCACCATGGGTTTTTTTCATGAGGGGCACCTTTCCTTGATGCGCTGGGCCAGGGAGCGCGCTGACCTGCTGGTGGTCAGCCTGTTCGTTAATCCGACCCAGTTCGGTCCGCGTGAAGACTTGAAACGCTATCCTCGGGCACCAGAGCGCGACGCCGAACTGGCTGGAGAAGTCGGTGCGGACGTATTGTTCATGCCCCAAGCGGAAGAGATGTTTCCGGAGGGGCATGCGACTTGGGTCGAGGTGCCGCAGCTGAGCCGGGGCTTGTGTGCCGTGAATCGACCTGAGCATTTTCGCGGCGTGGCAACCGTGGTCACCAAGCTGTTCACGCTGACCATGCCGACATTGGCCGTCTTTGGTGAGAAGGATTGGCAGCAGTTGGCCGTCATCCGGAGAATTACTCGCGATCTGCACCTGCCCGTAAAAATTCACGGTCGGCCCACGGTACGTGAGTCCGACGGACTGGCCATGAGTTCGCGCAATGTGCATCTCTCCGATCAGGAGCGCGCCCAGGCCGCGACAATTCATCGCGGGTTGCGCCATGTGGCCGACCTGGTCGCGTCCGGCGAGACCGATTCGAGTTTTTTGTTGTCAGCCCTGGGGGAGATGTATGCGCAGGAGATGCCTCTGGGCCGTGTTGAATATTTGGCCATGGTTGATCCGGATCAGCTTTACCCTGTTGAGGAGGTCGGCGATTCGATTCTGCTCGCGGTTGCCGTGCGTTTTTCCAACGCCCGGTTAATCGACAACATTTTGATTTCCGCAAAAAAATGA
- a CDS encoding DUF502 domain-containing protein, with the protein MLRDIPPRGPLARLKHFIKTNLLAGVLFLTPVLATFFFLRFLFNWVDGILQFLPAPLRPENFLPFRIPGLGLIVLFAALVLTGFLVRNYIGRKLVVVWDRIIETIPLVNKLYLAVKQLVETIFNRSPQDFQRVVLVEFPKEGSYALGFVTGVATGETQRKTSQNVLNVFVPTTPNPTSGFFLMVPEQSVIPMEMGVEDAFKLLVSGGIISPDKKNNTQ; encoded by the coding sequence ATGCTTAGAGATATCCCCCCCCGCGGACCACTGGCCCGGCTGAAGCACTTCATCAAGACGAACCTCCTGGCCGGGGTTCTTTTTTTGACACCGGTGCTGGCCACGTTCTTTTTTCTGCGCTTCCTGTTCAACTGGGTTGACGGAATTTTGCAATTTCTCCCGGCACCTTTGCGCCCGGAGAACTTTCTTCCTTTTCGGATTCCCGGGCTTGGCTTGATTGTCCTCTTTGCCGCCCTGGTGCTGACCGGCTTTCTGGTTCGCAACTACATCGGGCGCAAACTCGTTGTTGTCTGGGACCGGATCATCGAGACCATCCCTTTGGTCAACAAGCTTTATCTGGCTGTGAAGCAGCTTGTGGAGACCATCTTCAATCGATCTCCGCAGGATTTTCAGCGGGTTGTCCTGGTTGAATTTCCCAAGGAAGGGAGTTATGCTTTGGGGTTCGTCACCGGTGTCGCCACTGGTGAAACGCAGCGAAAAACGAGCCAAAATGTGTTGAATGTCTTTGTCCCCACTACACCCAACCCAACTTCCGGTTTTTTTCTGATGGTCCCTGAGCAGTCCGTGATTCCTATGGAAATGGGCGTGGAAGACGCCTTCAAACTGCTGGTTTCCGGCGGTATCATCAGCCCGGACAAAAAGAACAACACCCAGTAA
- the panD gene encoding aspartate 1-decarboxylase: MAQRCFMIGKIHRATITEARVDYEGSLSVCPKLLEASGIHPHERVDVYNLENGERLQTYVIVGEPGDICLNGAAALKGATGQMIIIVAYAWLSMDEYVHLRPKVVLVDKSNRIIAGPSQNDEVQSSRDA, translated from the coding sequence ATGGCGCAGCGTTGCTTTATGATCGGGAAAATCCATCGGGCCACAATAACCGAGGCCCGGGTGGATTACGAAGGCAGTTTGTCCGTATGCCCGAAGCTGCTGGAAGCATCCGGCATTCATCCCCACGAGCGGGTGGACGTTTACAATCTGGAAAACGGTGAACGGCTGCAAACGTACGTCATTGTTGGCGAGCCTGGAGATATCTGTCTGAACGGCGCCGCCGCCCTCAAGGGAGCTACGGGCCAGATGATCATTATTGTTGCCTATGCCTGGCTTTCCATGGACGAATATGTCCACCTGCGACCCAAGGTCGTGCTTGTGGACAAATCGAACCGCATCATTGCGGGGCCTTCCCAGAACGACGAGGTGCAAAGCTCCCGTGATGCTTAG